The Nocardioides zeae genome includes the window CGTCGTCACCGGTGCCGACTGGGCCGCCGACGGCGGCTACTCCGCCATGGGCCCCGAACAGGCCGTCCCCGCCATCCCCCTGCTCGCCGAGTGAGTGAGGACCACAGCATGACCAGCTCCCCCACCCCCAGCCCCACGAAGAAGAAGATCGGCATCGTCGGCGCCGGGTTCGCCGGCCTCTCGTCGGCCCGCGTGCTCAGCGCCCTCGGCCACGACGTCACCGTCTGGGAGAAGACCCCCGACGTCGGCGGCGTCTGGAGCGCCACCCGCCGCTACCCCGGCCTCAAGACCCAGAACGACAAGGGCACCTACGCGCTCTCCGAGCTGCCCATGCCGAAGGACTACCCCGAGTGGCCCTCGGGGGCGCAGGTGCAGGCCTACCTCGAGCAGTACGTCGAGAAGTTCGGCCTCGAGCCCCACCTGCGGCTGTCCACCGAGGTCGTCGCCGCCGAGCCCACCCCGAGCGGCGGCTGGGACGTGACGACGGCCGACGCCGCGGGCACGGTCACGACCCACGTCGACCACCTCGTGCTCGCGAGCGGCATCTTCTCCCGGCCCTTCGTGCCGCCGTGGGAGGGCCGCGACGTCTTCGAGAAGGTCGGCGGCGAGGTGCTCCCCGCGGGCGACCTCCACAGCCTCGACCAGGTGGCCGGCAAGGACGCGATCATCGTCGGCTACGGCAAGTCGGCCTGCGACATCACCGTCGAGGTCTCCACCGTCGCCGCGTCCACCACCGTGGTGGCCCGCGAGCTGCTGTGGAAGCTGCCGCGCAAGCTGCAGGGCGTGCTCAACTACAAGTTCCTCATGCTGACCCGCCTGGGCGAGGGGCTGTTCCGCTACCGCTCCGTCAACGGCATGGAGAAGGTGCTCCACGCCCGCGACTCGCTGCTGGCGAACCAGATGGTCGGCAGCGTCGGCGGCGTCTCCACCCGCCAGCTGAAGCTCGCGAAGCTCGACCTCATCCCCCAGGGCACCTTCGCCGACATCGCCCGCTCCACCGTCTCGCTCGCCACCGAGGGCTTCTTCGAGGGCGTCGCCGACGGCCGCATCACCGTTCACCGCGACATCGTCATCAGCCGCCTCGGCGAGCGCGACGGCAAGCCGATCGCCGAGCTCGCCGACGGCACCGTCATCCCCGCCGACGTCGTGCTCGCCGCCACCGGCTGGACGCAGGAGATCCCGTTCCTGCCCGACGACGTCGTCGCGCGGTTCACCAACGCCCAGGGCGACTACCTGCTGCACCGCCAGATCCACCCGATCGGCGTCGAGGACCTCAGCTTCGCGGGCTACAACTCGTCCTTCTTCTCGCCGCTCTCCGCCGAGGTCTCGGCCCTGTGGATCGGGTCCTACCTGGGCGGCGGCCACACGCTGCC containing:
- a CDS encoding flavin-containing monooxygenase, which translates into the protein MTSSPTPSPTKKKIGIVGAGFAGLSSARVLSALGHDVTVWEKTPDVGGVWSATRRYPGLKTQNDKGTYALSELPMPKDYPEWPSGAQVQAYLEQYVEKFGLEPHLRLSTEVVAAEPTPSGGWDVTTADAAGTVTTHVDHLVLASGIFSRPFVPPWEGRDVFEKVGGEVLPAGDLHSLDQVAGKDAIIVGYGKSACDITVEVSTVAASTTVVARELLWKLPRKLQGVLNYKFLMLTRLGEGLFRYRSVNGMEKVLHARDSLLANQMVGSVGGVSTRQLKLAKLDLIPQGTFADIARSTVSLATEGFFEGVADGRITVHRDIVISRLGERDGKPIAELADGTVIPADVVLAATGWTQEIPFLPDDVVARFTNAQGDYLLHRQIHPIGVEDLSFAGYNSSFFSPLSAEVSALWIGSYLGGGHTLPDEETMRAEAEETLDWMRERTRGQHARGTNIIPFSVHNIDETLDDLDLNVGKLTKAKQWLLPLDPSDYAGVLGKLRARLAR